The Aquipuribacter hungaricus genome segment TCGTCCGGACTTGCCGCTGGCGAGCATGCCGCCGCCCGTGCTCAGCGCCCAGACCCGGTCGCCGGCACAGCCGCGGGCGTCGACCTCGAGCCGGTCGACCTGCTCGCCGAGCAGGGACTTGACCGGGTAGCGGTGCAGCGAGGCCACGGCGGCCACGGGCTCACGGCTGGGCACGACGGCGTCCTCCTCCGGTGGGGCGGGGGGCCACCATGCCACCCGCCGTCTAGGCGTGGTCGGGCAGGTGCTTGCCGTCGACGGACGCGAAGTGCTCGACCCGGGGGGCGGCGGACAGCAGCGGCCCGAACGCCTCGAGCATGCGGCTGGTGTGGGGGGCCGCCTCGTGCGCCGCGAACGCCTCGGCGTCGGCGTAGAGCTCGTAGAACACCCGGGCCAGCGGCTCGTCCCGCACGCTGTGCACGGCGTACTGCAGCGTGCCGGGCTCCCGGTCGGTGATGAGCGGCAGCGCCTCTGCGACGAGCGCGTCGAACGCGGTCACCGCGTCCTGGTCCACCAGGTCGAACCTCACGACGAGCCCCTGCACGACGACCTCCACGACCGACCTCGCGGACCCGGCCGGGCGCGCTGCCCACACGGTAGGTGCCGCGGCCCCCGGGTGCCACGATGGCGGCCGGCGCGGCACCGGCCGCGCCGAGGGCGCAGCAGGGGGAGACGTGGCAGGCGGGGCGGACGTGACCGGCGCGG includes the following:
- a CDS encoding putative quinol monooxygenase, coding for MRFDLVDQDAVTAFDALVAEALPLITDREPGTLQYAVHSVRDEPLARVFYELYADAEAFAAHEAAPHTSRMLEAFGPLLSAAPRVEHFASVDGKHLPDHA